The genomic DNA ACACAGTGACGGTCAGTTTGCAGCAGATGAGTCTAAATTCCTTGAATCACTTTCTATcttagtgttgttttttcttcacttGCTTCAATGTGCTGtttagtttgtcttttttttgccaattttttctAAATCAAAGAGCTCAAATGAAGTCTAATTCATTTAAATGCACGTGTAAATCAAACTATGTTGGTCAAAGTAATGCACAACACACATTGCAGATATGagcttttaaattaaataagaaGTCAAGTGatgtaaaaatgcattttaagagGCATTTTTACAACTGACAGggtagtttgtttgttttcttttacaatTTCAAAGCTAGGGTAATTGTGCAACAAGTCAGAACCAAATCTGATTAATAATATGCTTCACGTTAGtgctaagattttttttttttttttttttgaaaactaaagtttttaacattttttttttggaaacttAAAGTCCTGTGTTTATTACAGTAGTTGAATTTTTGTCATTAATGTAAATGAAGTCTTTTTTCCAGATCAAGTAGTAggatgtttatatatatatattggaccTAGAatagagccctgaggaactccTGACTGTGGAGTTTCTATAATGTGTATGTTCTACAGCTGCACAtctccttttctgcacatgtaATTAATCCATTGTTTTAACATGTTAattcaattattgtttttccaaTTCTGTCTTGTAGAAGTTCAACACACCTTGGAGAGCCTTCTTTACCTCAATGCCAGTATACGCCATCATTGTGGCCAATTTCTGCAGGAGCTGGACCTTCTACCTGCTCCTCATCAGCCAACCTGCTTATTTTGAGGAGGTGTTTGGGTTTGAGATCAGTAAGGTAAGAAAACCCTCACTGTAGTCGGGTTCCGTCCAATTATCTTATTTCACTGCatgagaaaaataaacctcTCTCCGTCTTTCTCTCATGTAGGTGGGCATAGTGTCTGCACTCCCCCATCTGGTTATGACCATCATTGTGCCCATCGGGGGTCAGATTGCAGATTATCTACGCTCAAACCAAATCATGACCACCACCAATGTCAGGAAGCTCATGAACTGTGGAGGTACGAATGGATGCTGTTATTAAAACCAAGCCCAAACCCTAATGAATATAGTAAGCTTTAGTTTGAGTTAATCAATAAGTTTAAGTTTGCTGCATTTTTAAAGGTAGAAAAACCAAAAGTAAATTTTACCTAATTGATCCAAGCCTCTGTATTGTGCCTTCATGTATAAAACCTGCCGTGGGGTGTTACAGGTTTTGGGATGGAGGCGACTCTGCTGTTGGTGGTTGGTTTCTCACACACCAAAGGTGTTGCTATCACATTCCTGGTTTTGGCTGTAGGTTTCTCAGGTTTTGCTATTTCAGGTAAGAGACAATCTTGCTTATATACATGATTAGATCTTCATATACTGTAAAGGGGAATAtggttttaaaacaatgttCTTTTTTCATCAATAGGATTTAATGTCAATCACTTGGACATTGCACCACGATATGCTAGCATCCTTATGGGTATCTCCAATGGGGTCGGCACATTGTCTGGTATGGTCTGCCCACTTATAGTCGGCGCCATGACGAAGCACAAGGTGAGAATATTATCAATAGAACACATGATGATATTTACGCAATAAAAATCATGGCATGAAGCTGAATTTTACTACATTGTGTTTGACGTTTTGCATTCGTCTGCTGTTGTTATGTGGGTTTGAAATAATTAATCATTATGagtacaaatacagtatatgctgGGTCACTATTCCCTCCTGGagtcagaaaacatgaatctttTGGTACATTGATGATGCAATTAATCATTgaagtaaatgtgtgtgtgtgtgtgtgtctgtgttaacCCTGCATTTAGATGGTAAATTTACACAATTGCCATGGGAACTTCAGATCAGAAGTCAGATTAAACAGCTGGAACATTACGtatagcttcttcttctttaccatttaccatctcGTCTCCCTCTCTAGACCCGGGAGGAGTGGCAAGGCGTGTTTCTTATTGCCTCACTTGTCCATTATGGAGGTGTCATATTCTATGGTGTGTATAATCCATTTAAACATCTTATTAATGTGttcagaaatcagaatcagaaatgtttttaatggccatgtacagttttaaggacagtacaaggaatttgtcttggtagttcaGTCATATGAAAGGATGTGTTTCTTAAAAAATGCTATAGAAAGAATGAGTAATAGCTAAAAACTGAGTGCATTTTGGTGCTACATTGAATAATTTGGGTTGTGTTGGTTCTTAAGGTCTCTTTGCATCTGGAGAGAAACAAGTTTGGGCCGAACCCGAACAGCTGAGTGATGAAAAATGTGGCATCCTCGATGAAGATGAGCTTGcgaatgaaacagaggaactgTATCGTACAAGTGGTGGAGGTGGGTACGGAGCCATGAACCAGGCCTCCGATCCAAACGGAGGTGGGGGCGGCTGGGTCTCAGACTGGGACAAGACAGAGGAGTACGTTCAACCAGCCGGAACCAATAACTACCTTTATGGTGGAGAAGGAGACCGAGAACTGACATAAAACCAGCAGATCCATTGCACACAAACAACTTTATCTGTGGGGATTTATATCTGAGTGCGGACAAGGACACTTTTTCTGCAAGTCTGCCTGTGTCATCATTATTGAACTCATTTCAACTGCACATTGGAGGGAAAATCCTTAGTAATtgtaacacgtgtgtgtgtgtttgtgtgtgtgtgtgtgtgtgtgtatgtgtgtgtgtgagacagtgtTATAGAAACCTTCAGCCTTCCTGAAATATTTGTTGGCGGAAAGCTGCTGTTTAGGTCTTGTATACGGctcactttgatgtttcttcGTTGTAGATATTTCTATGATAACCGAACGTGACAAGAGTCGAATTTCAATACCTCTTGTTTCTATACTGTGGGGTGCCGATtgtaaacgttttgcaacatttagcaaacaAACGACGTTTGATAAATTTTTcacgttacttttgaccagatttacagcaatatttgcgaaatttgtttacttttctcttaaaaatgtaataacaatgttaaatctaaatgttaaatctgtacctaaatgttcaaaatcaagcatttaagatttacatttaacatttagattaagatttaacatttcgatttagatttaacatttaggtttaacattaagatttaatatttaacatttcgatttagatttaacatttagatttagagttaacatttatatttagatttaacatttagcggtttgctgctaaatgttgcaaaaagttgctgtttattttaaaatgcgGAACCTTACAATCGGGCCCCCATACTAtagtctttaaaaaaatgcacatttcaaATACCTGATGACCCTGTCAAGTGTGTTAAATTTGTAAACTATAAAAGGAACATTAaagtaaaactaaactaaatataaCATAGTCTTTATTCCCACGCAGAAGAGCAGCCCATGGACCTGCAATGTAAAGGTTCACTAAAAGTTATACATGAATATCTTAAAAGCAGTGTTGACTATCATCCTTTTTAaagcatgaataaaaaaaataatgatgtgcCAATACACCAAGGGTTTATTTTTGTGGTGTTGGTATATAAAAAACTTCATATGCAACAGCTTTCTGTGATGCTCTCTAATTTGCTAATCAGTTTTAGGTGCAAGTtttcttaaacaaaaaaattaaggcCTATGTGTATTTAACAGTTTTGAAAATGCCTACATAATGTATTATACTCTTCGTAACATGACTGTGTGTGGAGCAACTTTTATTTGTTactttaaaacctattttttttagttttgctggtcttaaatattttttttaataatttgctttcaggatttttatttatttatttattttccataactTAACCTCAAACACCAAATTGAACCAAAATCAATTAATTATTCAAAGCCTGATTAACAAATAGTGATCAATGTATCAGTATGTTTGTttgtatatgtttgtttgtatatGTAGTAAACTGTGTGGATAtttcccaaaataaaagtttaaggTTGAACTGGTTGCACTGCGTCAGGTTATGGGATGGGCCTGTTTCACTGACTGGAACTCACAGGATAATAATACAAAGACTCGTTTTTCATTAAATGTACTTCAGTGTTTTCTTCATCAAcatgtgagaagcatgtccctaaaattAACCGAGTGCaatgtaatttcccttcagggattaataaagtaattaaaattcaaaattcaaattatttatttatttaataatcaaaTAAGGTGATGATATCGCTCTAGACGAGGAATTAAAACTGTCCGTACACCGTTATTATTATAATGGTAATATGTATCTTGATTTAAGtatatatttagaataatgtgtcagattttacattcattttacaTGCTAcgtccttttttgttttatttgagccAGGTTTCCTCTTTTATGCATAATTCAGGTACTAATGATCCCGTTTCTATTATctgatgtgttgttttttaaggaGTGAGGGAATAAACAGGGAAAAGGGGATTTGAAAGGCACCAGTAGTGatctatggaggaccaaacctgctaaaataataaaaaataaaaaaataaaagcaaaataaaaacaattttctctttttttttaatgtataaaatacaataatatttgtattttctttattacttccatttttatttatcatctctATTTACTTTTTGGACATATTGGACATATTTCTATATTAACTTTCGtattttatttccacttatatttatttatttgtatttgattttaaattttataatttgttatgtttgtttagtcattcatttaattttgcacAAATAAGACAGAGCcactcaaaaataaaaatataaataaaaaaactctcaaaatcCTGACCTTTAGGATAGACtagaaaaatagataaattagATCTCTGATCTGTGTTTCAAACCATcccttttaaaattaaattaattaatttaccttgggaaaaaaaacatttggattGCACTTCTAAAGGCAGCACCTTTGCTGCAACACGCTTGTTCTTCTATTGGCCACCAGAGTCCAGCATTGCATAAGTTCTCATtgaagaaaatgaatgaatgaaatgaaagcattgtGCAGCAGGTTGGAGCTCGTGTCTTTATTGAAAGTGTCTTTACACAAGAAATGATTGCACATAAAGACTGATTTCCAAAGTGATTCATTGTTTCTGGGGTTCTGCATATTTTAATCAGTTCCTGTGTTTGAGCAGAGTGCTCACAAGCTGTGAAAATGGGATTTCGTcatgcaaaattaaaaatgttaactGGAGTCTGATTGCAGGTTTTAAAAGCCCTtgtttgataattttttttttaaaaaaaatgtgtggttGTATGTACTTTTTTGACATAGCGATCGAAGCAAAGCCTTCTTTGGGCGTCAAATCAAAATTCCTAAATCAATATTTTCCCTCACTCCTTCTGTTCTCATCTCTTGTCTCATCTTCTGCGTTGGTTTTCTTTTGGATTTCACTAAAAGCGATGATGCTGTTCTCACTAAACACAAAGAAGGATATAAACCCAGCCAGAAAAATCTCTACAGTTTGTTCTGCACACCAACAACCCACTTTTCCTGCCTTTGGTTTTAGAATGAGAAGAGTTAAAGGGTACatgtagtgaattttaattgcaagctcTATTTAAATATCATATATAACTCTAGAGGTTTAGTctggttattttctttaaaggtAGGTCCCATATTATACAAATTTCACTTGAAAGAAAAAGTATGATTCCTTCATCTCTTAATTGCTCCACGTTCTATGAAATATGTGCTCAGACAAGCGAGTTTGAGTTTGCTCCGTTTGTGATGTCATAAGCAGAATAACTTCTCCTACTGCCCCTCCCTCTGCCACTGCACTGAGGTTAGCTCCACCCTAATTAATTACTTTGGGGTAAACACACATGGTGAAGGCAGAACACCACGCACAATTAATTTTTCCTCCCCTCAGCTGAGCTGCTCAGGACCCAGTGGCTGGATTTTATCTTTTTTGGTTGTGAaccaaacatttgtttgtgtgtgcccaGCATTTCACGGAGGACTGCTTTGAAAACACAGGCCGGTAGGCTACAGAGCTAGCTTAGCTCAAAGATACAAACACTTCATGACTCAAGCACAAACGTGGAAGATGTAAGttcataatatttaatattttgtgtttcttttactGCATGAGCCTAACTAGCATGATAAGCTGCTTGCTGTTAAAAATGTCAGTGTAACGTTAGCACGTAAGCTAACACTGCTCAGTTACTGCTGCTAACATTTTGTCCAGAGCAAATTATATCAGTCGATGTTCAACATAAGGTTTGCGAATGTTGGCTTGTGAACGCTCCTCTCC from Gouania willdenowi chromosome 19, fGouWil2.1, whole genome shotgun sequence includes the following:
- the LOC114481298 gene encoding vesicular glutamate transporter 1-like — its product is MEIRPDRFKAVAAQTLGKIYGALEKKQENGETIELSAEGRPELVEEKEMPVVDCTCFGLPRRYIIAILSGIGFCISFGIRCNLGVAIVSMVNSHTTYRDNKEVIVKAQFDWDPETVGMIHGSFFWGYIVTQIPGGFICQKFAANRVFGFAIVATSCLNMLIPTAARMHFGCVIIVRVFQGLVEGVSYPACHGIWAKWAPPLERSRLATTAFCGSYAGAVIAMPLAGILVQYSGWSSVFYVYGTFGIMWYCFWILVSYESPAAHPSITEEERKYIEESIGESAQHTVTKFNTPWRAFFTSMPVYAIIVANFCRSWTFYLLLISQPAYFEEVFGFEISKVGIVSALPHLVMTIIVPIGGQIADYLRSNQIMTTTNVRKLMNCGGFGMEATLLLVVGFSHTKGVAITFLVLAVGFSGFAISGFNVNHLDIAPRYASILMGISNGVGTLSGMVCPLIVGAMTKHKTREEWQGVFLIASLVHYGGVIFYGLFASGEKQVWAEPEQLSDEKCGILDEDELANETEELYRTSGGGGYGAMNQASDPNGGGGGWVSDWDKTEEYVQPAGTNNYLYGGEGDRELT